In one window of Candidatus Rhabdochlamydia sp. T3358 DNA:
- a CDS encoding UDP-N-acetylmuramoyl-L-alanyl-D-glutamate--2,6-diaminopimelate ligase, whose translation MERIKLKNLLKRLKIKTCKGVKEIEITGICANSKLVAPGNLFIAKKGLSHDGTEFIPEAINAGATAVLTDLYNPFLSDVVQIIHPDVNAIEALLAKEYYHLADEKLFLVGITGTNGKTTTACLVKHILDKLGSLCGLIGSIEWIIGKHHFPATHTTPDVLTNFKLFNDMTLAKCKSCVMEVSSHALDQGRVKEVEFDVAVFTNLDQDHLDYHISIQNYLQAKLKLFSQLNPLAHKGPKTAVINLDSGYVEEIMKNTKAHLLTYGMDSRADLYANQMNLTPEGIECFVHYQGEKTKLVSHLIGKHNLYNLLAAVGVGLSHGYCLKKIIYALKSFNQVPGRLEKVDNSKGLHIFVDYAHTENALECVLSALKEIKQGKLIVVFGCGGNRDRQKRAKMGSIAEKLADVVIVTTDNPRQEDPQEIVNDILKGCKNPKTVLTILNRKEAIFSAIERGTSKDIVLIAGKGHETYQVFSQQSVVFDDRLIAKLACETAVFN comes from the coding sequence ATGGAACGGATAAAATTAAAAAATCTTCTTAAGCGCCTAAAAATAAAGACATGTAAAGGTGTAAAAGAAATAGAGATTACAGGGATTTGTGCAAATTCTAAACTAGTAGCGCCTGGCAATCTATTTATTGCTAAAAAGGGTTTATCCCATGATGGAACAGAGTTTATTCCAGAAGCAATTAATGCTGGGGCTACTGCTGTTTTAACTGATTTGTATAATCCTTTCTTATCTGATGTAGTACAAATCATCCACCCTGATGTGAATGCAATAGAGGCTCTACTTGCAAAAGAGTATTATCATCTTGCTGATGAAAAACTATTTCTAGTAGGTATTACAGGCACAAATGGCAAAACAACAACAGCTTGTCTTGTTAAACATATTTTAGATAAGCTCGGTAGCTTATGTGGGTTGATTGGTTCTATCGAATGGATTATTGGGAAGCATCATTTCCCCGCTACTCATACTACACCTGATGTTTTAACTAATTTCAAACTCTTTAATGATATGACTCTTGCTAAATGTAAAAGTTGTGTGATGGAGGTATCTTCACATGCTTTAGACCAAGGTAGGGTGAAGGAGGTGGAATTTGATGTTGCCGTATTTACAAATCTTGACCAAGACCACCTAGATTACCACATATCTATACAAAACTATTTACAGGCGAAGCTTAAATTATTTTCACAACTCAATCCCTTAGCACATAAAGGCCCAAAAACGGCTGTTATTAATCTAGATAGTGGTTATGTAGAAGAGATTATGAAAAACACTAAAGCCCATCTACTCACTTACGGTATGGATTCTAGAGCAGACCTATATGCAAATCAGATGAATTTGACTCCAGAGGGCATAGAATGTTTTGTTCATTATCAAGGAGAAAAGACAAAACTAGTCTCTCATTTAATTGGCAAACATAACCTGTATAACCTTCTTGCTGCAGTAGGAGTTGGCTTATCTCACGGATATTGTTTGAAAAAAATTATATATGCCCTAAAATCATTTAATCAGGTGCCGGGGCGTTTAGAAAAAGTGGACAATTCAAAAGGCCTTCACATTTTTGTAGATTATGCTCATACCGAAAATGCTCTTGAATGCGTATTATCTGCTCTTAAAGAGATAAAACAAGGTAAATTAATTGTTGTATTTGGATGTGGAGGTAATCGAGATCGTCAAAAAAGAGCTAAAATGGGCAGTATTGCAGAAAAATTAGCGGATGTTGTAATTGTAACTACAGACAATCCTAGGCAAGAAGATCCTCAAGAAATTGTAAATGATATTTTAAAGGGATGTAAAAATCCAAAAACAGTATTAACGATTTTAAATCGTAAAGAAGCTATTTTTTCTGCAATAGAAAGAGGTACTTCTAAAGATATTGTATTAATTGCAGGGAAAGGACATGAAACTTATCAGGTCTTTTCTCAACAGTCCGTAGTATTTGATGATCGTTTAATAGCTAAGCTAGCTTGCGAAACTGCAGTTTTCAATTGA
- a CDS encoding N-acetylmuramoyl-L-alanine amidase, whose product MKRFRFIRWKVCVGFIFSFLFLPDDSDATVAGCVKPLVVLDAGHGGKDSGANFGNFLEKRVNIITALLTKKHLEDLGYRVIMTRSKDIFIPLVRRVEIASQVKADIFVSIHFNSSKNRQAEGIEVFYYSSKPLPRNRASQQLANCVLTRLIDQTEANSRGVKAGNFHVIRETAMPAVLVEGGFITNAQERQKIRQRAYLDQIALGVAQGVDNYFKINKCPRRELNARPAA is encoded by the coding sequence ATGAAAAGATTTAGGTTTATACGCTGGAAAGTTTGCGTAGGGTTTATTTTCTCTTTTTTATTTTTACCTGATGACTCTGATGCAACAGTAGCAGGATGCGTAAAACCTCTTGTTGTATTAGATGCTGGGCATGGTGGAAAAGATAGTGGAGCTAACTTTGGCAATTTTTTAGAAAAGAGAGTGAATATCATTACCGCTTTACTGACAAAAAAACATCTAGAGGATTTGGGTTATCGTGTAATAATGACCCGTTCTAAGGATATCTTTATACCTTTAGTTCGGCGTGTGGAAATTGCCAGCCAGGTCAAGGCGGACATTTTTGTAAGTATCCATTTTAACTCTTCGAAAAATAGACAAGCAGAAGGGATAGAGGTTTTTTATTATTCATCAAAACCCCTTCCTCGTAATAGAGCTTCCCAACAGCTTGCTAATTGTGTCCTAACTAGACTAATCGATCAAACAGAAGCTAATTCAAGAGGGGTTAAAGCAGGTAACTTTCATGTTATTCGCGAAACTGCTATGCCCGCTGTGCTTGTTGAAGGAGGCTTTATTACCAACGCCCAAGAAAGACAGAAAATAAGACAAAGAGCGTATCTTGATCAAATCGCCTTGGGGGTTGCTCAAGGAGTAGATAACTATTTTAAGATCAACAAATGTCCTCGGCGCGAGTTGAACGCACGACCTGCCGCTTAG
- the gnd gene encoding decarboxylating NADP(+)-dependent phosphogluconate dehydrogenase: MTEAKADLGLIGLAVMGQNLVLNMNDHGYRVAVFNRTTTKVTEFLSGLGETQIIGTYSLKELIANLKKPRKLLFMVKAGSPVDDLIDECLPLLEQGDIIIDGGNSHYPDTKRRTDFLQKKGILFIGAGISGGEEGARFGPSIMPGGNKQAWPILKQIFQNISAKAKEDGLPCCEWIGEGGAGHYVKMVHNGIEYGDMQLIAEAYFLLKTFVSNDPKELHDIFAEWNLGYLNSFLIEITAKIFLQKEQDGTLLLDHILDVANQKGTGKWTGFSALDLGVPVSLITEAVYARCLSSLKEERLQAQKLFPQVTNSYTGTKKQLILDIKQALYASKIISYTQGFMLMRAAAKEMKWDLNYGSIALIWRAGCIIRSGFLNDIKKAYDVNADLPSLLFDDFFKKAIVNAEVSWRRVIITAVQAGIPIPCFSSALAFFDGYRSGYLPANLIQAQRDFFGAHTYERTDKPRGQFFHTDWNKIEKTS; this comes from the coding sequence ATGACAGAGGCTAAAGCTGATTTGGGGTTAATAGGGTTAGCTGTTATGGGACAAAATCTTGTCTTGAACATGAATGACCATGGCTATAGAGTTGCTGTATTTAATCGCACCACTACAAAAGTAACAGAATTTTTATCAGGCCTTGGAGAAACCCAAATCATAGGGACGTATTCCTTAAAAGAGCTGATTGCTAATTTGAAAAAGCCGCGTAAATTATTATTCATGGTTAAAGCAGGTAGTCCCGTTGACGACCTAATCGATGAATGTTTACCTCTTCTAGAACAGGGCGATATTATTATCGATGGAGGCAATAGTCACTATCCCGATACAAAGAGAAGAACCGATTTTTTGCAAAAAAAAGGAATTTTATTCATTGGCGCAGGGATTTCTGGAGGAGAAGAAGGAGCAAGATTTGGGCCTTCGATTATGCCAGGTGGCAACAAGCAAGCATGGCCCATCCTTAAACAAATTTTTCAGAATATTTCTGCAAAAGCAAAGGAAGATGGTCTTCCCTGTTGTGAATGGATTGGAGAAGGAGGAGCCGGTCATTATGTGAAAATGGTGCATAATGGGATTGAATATGGAGATATGCAACTGATTGCAGAAGCTTATTTTTTACTAAAGACATTTGTTAGTAATGACCCAAAAGAATTACATGATATTTTTGCAGAATGGAATCTAGGCTATTTAAATAGCTTCTTAATTGAAATCACAGCTAAAATCTTTCTACAAAAAGAGCAAGATGGAACCCTGCTATTAGATCATATTCTAGATGTAGCCAATCAAAAAGGTACGGGGAAATGGACAGGTTTCAGCGCTTTAGATTTAGGAGTTCCTGTTAGCTTAATTACCGAAGCTGTTTATGCAAGATGCTTATCTTCTTTAAAAGAAGAGCGCTTGCAAGCCCAGAAATTATTTCCTCAAGTTACCAATTCTTATACCGGTACAAAAAAACAGCTAATTTTAGATATAAAACAAGCCTTATATGCCTCTAAGATCATCAGTTATACGCAAGGCTTTATGTTGATGCGAGCTGCTGCTAAAGAGATGAAATGGGATCTTAATTACGGATCAATAGCGCTTATTTGGCGAGCTGGATGCATTATTAGAAGTGGATTTTTAAATGATATTAAAAAAGCGTACGATGTAAATGCAGATCTACCAAGCTTGCTTTTTGATGATTTTTTTAAAAAGGCCATTGTCAATGCCGAAGTTTCTTGGCGCAGGGTAATCATCACCGCTGTGCAAGCTGGAATCCCTATTCCTTGTTTTAGTTCAGCACTTGCTTTTTTTGATGGTTATCGTAGTGGATATCTTCCAGCTAATCTCATTCAGGCACAAAGAGATTTCTTTGGAGCACATACATATGAAAGGACTGATAAACCACGCGGGCAGTTTTTTCATACCGATTGGAATAAGATAGAGAAAACCTCTTAG
- a CDS encoding MFS transporter produces the protein MNALSSNSRAIAWAVWIVASIFYAYQYILRVMPNIMLNDIMQQFDIGAATFGQFSGVYYIGYSLMHLPIGIMLDRYGPKKIMTACILCTLVGLMPLLFAKHWVYPIAGRFLIGLGSSAAILGVFKIIRMTFNEKLFPRMLSLSVTIGLIGAIYGGGPMSYMKEVFGYQTVIQLFAVLGLLLAIITYWIVPDMKKCSQETVLSDIKEVLSNKRVIGSCIFAGMMVGPLEGFADVWGTIFLKQVYGFDGRIAASIPSMIFMGMCFGAPVLSLIADKVGNLSTIIGSGITMAVSFFLMLFWHLSPGILTASFILVGMCSAYQILAIYKASTYVREQVAGLTTAVANMIIMIFGYAFHASIGGIINFMGGPNVPYALVYGISVIPIALCLGTGGFILLFYFSKGRVQVEERQKSL, from the coding sequence ATGAACGCATTGTCTTCAAACTCTCGCGCAATTGCATGGGCGGTATGGATTGTTGCATCCATCTTTTATGCGTACCAATATATTTTAAGAGTTATGCCTAACATTATGTTGAACGATATTATGCAGCAATTTGACATAGGTGCAGCAACTTTTGGTCAATTTTCTGGAGTTTATTACATTGGTTATTCACTCATGCATTTGCCCATTGGTATTATGCTGGATCGCTATGGTCCAAAGAAAATCATGACGGCCTGTATACTTTGTACATTAGTAGGGTTAATGCCTCTTCTTTTTGCTAAGCATTGGGTTTATCCGATTGCTGGAAGGTTCTTAATAGGGCTTGGTTCTTCTGCAGCGATTTTAGGAGTCTTTAAGATCATTCGGATGACGTTTAATGAAAAACTGTTTCCTCGTATGTTAAGTCTTTCTGTAACCATAGGTTTAATAGGCGCAATCTATGGAGGAGGACCTATGAGCTATATGAAAGAAGTTTTTGGCTATCAAACAGTTATACAATTATTTGCTGTATTAGGATTATTGCTAGCAATTATTACCTATTGGATCGTTCCTGATATGAAAAAATGCTCACAGGAAACAGTGCTTTCTGACATTAAAGAAGTATTAAGCAATAAGAGAGTTATTGGGTCCTGTATTTTTGCAGGGATGATGGTGGGTCCTTTGGAAGGATTTGCTGATGTATGGGGGACTATATTTTTAAAGCAGGTCTATGGGTTTGATGGGAGAATAGCTGCTAGTATACCATCGATGATTTTTATGGGTATGTGCTTTGGAGCTCCTGTGCTAAGTTTGATTGCTGATAAAGTGGGCAATCTAAGCACAATTATCGGATCTGGAATCACAATGGCTGTCAGTTTCTTCCTTATGCTTTTCTGGCATTTGTCACCTGGCATTCTTACTGCGAGCTTTATCTTAGTGGGAATGTGCTCTGCTTATCAAATTTTAGCTATTTATAAAGCTTCAACCTATGTACGCGAGCAGGTGGCTGGATTAACCACAGCTGTTGCCAATATGATCATTATGATCTTTGGCTATGCCTTTCATGCTAGTATAGGTGGCATCATTAATTTTATGGGCGGACCTAATGTACCTTATGCTCTTGTGTATGGTATATCGGTAATTCCCATAGCACTTTGTCTAGGAACGGGTGGATTTATCTTATTGTTCTATTTCTCTAAAGGAAGAGTACAAGTAGAAGAAAGGCAAAAGAGTTTATGA
- the lepA gene encoding translation elongation factor 4, with protein MFTYNRKQIRNFSIIAHIDHGKSTIADRLLEITNTISAREMQDQVLDDMDLERERGITIKAHPVTMYYLANDGELYQMNFIDTPGHVDFSYEVSRSLSACEGALLVVDAAQGVQAQSLANVHLAIERDLEILPVINKIDLPSADVEGVKQQIEDVIGLDTSHAILCSAKTGIGIKDILEQILIFIPPPSEPVDDTLRALVFDSHYDPYRGVIVYVRVMSGEIHKKTLIKMMVTDKVFEVLEVGVFSPKEKPVDVLRPGEVGYLLANIKNTADVKIGDTVTSSRKPAIDPLPGFKMISPVVFAGIYPVDSSDFEMLRDALFKLQLNDSALHVEQESSMALGFGFRCGFLGLLHLEIIFERLQREFLLDIITTAPSVVYKFTLTDGKNLLIDNVAHYPDPTFIEYIEEPWVICHIMTHSEYLGAIMSLGMDKRGELTKTETIDAKRLLLTYRFPLNEIITDFNDKLKSVTRGYGSFDYEFEKYEISDIVKLEIRVNEEPVDAFSCLVHRTKAEGKGRAICKKLVDVIPMQQFKVPIQAAIGGKIVARETIRALTKNVTAKCYGGDITRKRKLWEKQKEGKKKMKEIGKVNIPQSAFMEVLKAGD; from the coding sequence ATGTTTACATACAACCGCAAACAGATTCGCAATTTTTCTATTATTGCACACATCGATCATGGTAAATCCACAATTGCAGATAGATTATTAGAAATTACCAATACCATTTCTGCTCGTGAAATGCAGGATCAAGTTTTAGATGATATGGACCTAGAAAGAGAGCGTGGAATTACGATTAAAGCTCACCCTGTTACGATGTATTACCTGGCAAACGATGGTGAGCTTTATCAAATGAATTTTATAGATACTCCAGGACATGTAGATTTTTCCTATGAAGTATCTCGTTCTCTTTCTGCTTGCGAAGGCGCTTTGCTTGTTGTTGATGCAGCACAGGGAGTACAGGCTCAAAGTTTAGCAAATGTGCATTTAGCCATTGAGCGCGACTTAGAAATCCTGCCTGTAATCAATAAAATTGACCTTCCCTCTGCTGATGTAGAAGGGGTAAAACAGCAAATTGAAGATGTCATTGGATTAGATACATCTCATGCCATTTTATGTTCTGCTAAAACCGGGATAGGAATTAAAGACATTTTAGAACAAATCCTCATTTTTATTCCCCCTCCATCTGAGCCTGTCGATGATACACTTCGTGCATTGGTTTTTGATTCTCACTACGACCCCTATCGAGGCGTTATTGTCTATGTACGTGTCATGAGCGGAGAGATCCATAAGAAAACCTTGATTAAAATGATGGTTACAGACAAGGTCTTTGAAGTACTAGAAGTAGGTGTTTTCTCTCCAAAAGAAAAGCCTGTTGATGTACTAAGACCAGGAGAAGTGGGTTATCTTTTAGCAAATATTAAGAATACAGCCGATGTAAAAATCGGTGATACTGTTACCTCTTCTCGCAAACCTGCTATTGATCCTTTACCTGGGTTCAAGATGATTTCCCCTGTTGTTTTTGCAGGTATTTATCCAGTTGATTCTTCCGATTTTGAAATGTTAAGAGACGCTCTTTTCAAACTCCAACTCAATGATTCTGCTTTGCATGTAGAACAAGAAAGCAGCATGGCTTTAGGATTCGGCTTTCGTTGCGGGTTCTTAGGTCTTTTGCATTTGGAAATCATTTTTGAAAGGCTTCAAAGAGAGTTTCTCTTAGACATCATCACAACAGCTCCAAGCGTCGTCTATAAGTTTACCCTAACCGATGGTAAAAACCTGCTGATTGATAATGTAGCACATTATCCTGATCCTACTTTTATTGAGTATATTGAAGAGCCTTGGGTGATTTGTCATATTATGACTCATTCTGAATACTTAGGTGCTATTATGAGCTTAGGAATGGATAAACGTGGAGAACTTACCAAAACAGAAACAATCGATGCAAAAAGGCTACTATTAACTTATAGATTCCCCTTAAATGAAATTATTACCGATTTTAATGATAAACTGAAATCAGTTACTCGAGGCTATGGCTCTTTTGATTATGAGTTTGAAAAGTATGAGATCAGCGATATTGTAAAATTAGAGATTCGTGTTAATGAAGAGCCCGTAGATGCTTTTTCCTGTCTTGTTCATCGTACAAAAGCTGAAGGCAAAGGAAGAGCTATCTGTAAAAAACTAGTCGATGTAATCCCCATGCAACAATTTAAAGTGCCTATCCAAGCTGCCATTGGAGGGAAAATTGTAGCCCGTGAAACCATCCGTGCATTGACTAAAAATGTCACTGCTAAATGTTACGGCGGAGATATTACACGTAAACGCAAGCTATGGGAAAAACAGAAAGAGGGTAAAAAGAAAATGAAAGAAATTGGCAAAGTTAATATCCCTCAGTCTGCTTTTATGGAAGTGCTTAAAGCTGGTGATTAA
- a CDS encoding NTP/NDP exchange transporter, producing MSETKKTEFGKWRSFLWPVHNFELKKLLPMFLLFFFINFNYTILRDTKDALVVTAPGSGAETLPFLKVWAVLPMAVLFMIVYSKLSNIFSKQKLFYSTISFFIGYFALFALVFYPNREFFHPDGLADKLQAILPQGFSGMISMFRNWTFSLFYVMAELWGSVAISLLFWGFANDITKVSESKRFYTLFGLGANVAMLFSGPAIIYFSNMQKGLAAGIDAWGITINYMVGMVCVSGLIIMAIYRWIDKNVLTDSRFYDPNELRRAKKEKPKMSLKESFLFLTRSKYIGCIAVLVIAYGIAINLVEVTWKGQLKLQYPNGNEYQAFMGQFSTITGAITIFMMLFVGGNVTRRFGWKVGALVTPIVLLITGVGFFSFVIFRDSLSGMIALLGTTPLMLAVIFGTAQNIMSKSAKYSLFDPTKEMAYIPLDQESKVKGKAAIDVVGARLGKSGGSLAQQGLIVAFGSLGAVTPYIGGILLVIILGWIFAANSLGKQFTKLSAEKDEQAKLAAESIPTEAAVKSNVEQEVTTS from the coding sequence ATGTCAGAAACAAAAAAAACCGAATTTGGAAAATGGAGATCTTTTCTTTGGCCGGTGCATAACTTCGAGCTAAAGAAATTACTCCCTATGTTCCTCTTATTCTTCTTCATTAACTTCAACTATACAATCTTGCGAGATACTAAAGATGCGCTAGTTGTTACAGCTCCAGGCTCTGGCGCTGAAACCCTTCCCTTTCTAAAGGTATGGGCGGTTCTACCCATGGCCGTTCTTTTTATGATTGTTTACTCTAAATTGAGTAATATCTTTAGCAAACAAAAGCTTTTTTACTCCACGATTTCTTTTTTCATTGGGTACTTTGCTTTATTTGCTCTCGTATTTTATCCAAATCGTGAATTTTTCCATCCTGATGGGTTAGCTGACAAGCTACAAGCAATTCTTCCTCAAGGTTTTAGTGGAATGATCTCCATGTTTAGAAATTGGACCTTTTCCCTTTTCTATGTAATGGCAGAATTATGGGGCAGCGTAGCTATATCTTTACTCTTCTGGGGTTTTGCTAATGACATTACCAAAGTATCTGAATCTAAGCGTTTTTATACTTTATTTGGATTAGGGGCAAACGTAGCCATGCTCTTTTCTGGCCCTGCTATTATCTACTTTTCAAATATGCAAAAAGGACTTGCTGCAGGAATTGACGCTTGGGGGATTACCATAAATTACATGGTTGGCATGGTCTGCGTCTCAGGGCTTATTATTATGGCAATCTATAGATGGATCGATAAAAATGTCTTAACAGACAGTAGATTTTATGATCCTAATGAGCTTCGCCGTGCAAAAAAGGAAAAACCCAAAATGTCTCTCAAAGAGAGCTTTTTATTCCTAACTCGCTCTAAATACATTGGTTGCATTGCCGTTTTGGTAATTGCCTATGGAATTGCGATTAATTTGGTAGAGGTGACCTGGAAAGGGCAGCTGAAGCTCCAATACCCTAATGGCAATGAATATCAAGCCTTTATGGGACAGTTTTCCACAATTACAGGAGCGATAACCATCTTTATGATGTTATTTGTCGGAGGTAATGTAACCCGTCGTTTTGGTTGGAAAGTCGGTGCTTTGGTTACTCCGATTGTTCTATTAATTACAGGGGTAGGCTTCTTCTCATTTGTGATTTTCCGCGATTCTTTATCAGGGATGATTGCTCTATTGGGAACAACACCTTTAATGCTAGCTGTGATATTTGGAACCGCTCAAAACATCATGAGTAAATCTGCTAAATACTCCTTATTCGACCCTACAAAAGAAATGGCCTATATCCCTCTTGATCAAGAGTCAAAGGTTAAAGGAAAAGCTGCCATTGACGTTGTAGGAGCTAGATTAGGTAAATCTGGTGGCTCACTTGCACAGCAAGGGTTAATAGTAGCCTTTGGTTCTTTAGGAGCAGTTACTCCTTACATTGGTGGTATTTTGTTGGTGATTATCCTTGGTTGGATATTTGCAGCAAATTCTCTTGGTAAGCAATTTACAAAATTAAGCGCTGAGAAAGATGAGCAAGCCAAACTTGCAGCTGAATCTATTCCAACAGAAGCAGCTGTTAAATCAAATGTAGAGCAAGAGGTAACTACTAGTTAA